The Labilithrix sp. genome contains a region encoding:
- a CDS encoding serine acetyltransferase, with amino-acid sequence MSGMGLLRKMAADAIELARALGAERPSVKEAVKAALTQDGYKVLFMSRVRESARKWHVPGVNHALRLVTTVLYSIEIGNDIELGDGINFTHTLGTVIGGTSKVGARVKLMGNNTIGTAKDNGCPVIEDDVVIGCGARILGPVRIGKGAFIGANAVVLTDVPPGAIASGIPAKVHERRDKSDNGAKTNGAE; translated from the coding sequence ATGAGCGGAATGGGGCTCTTGCGGAAGATGGCCGCCGACGCGATCGAGCTCGCGCGCGCGCTCGGGGCGGAGCGTCCGTCGGTGAAAGAAGCGGTGAAGGCCGCGCTCACGCAGGACGGCTACAAGGTCCTCTTCATGAGCCGCGTCCGCGAGTCGGCGCGCAAGTGGCACGTCCCGGGCGTGAACCACGCGCTGCGGCTCGTCACGACCGTGCTCTACAGCATCGAGATCGGCAACGACATCGAGCTCGGCGACGGCATCAACTTCACCCACACCCTCGGCACCGTCATCGGCGGGACGTCGAAGGTCGGCGCGCGCGTGAAGCTCATGGGCAACAACACGATCGGCACCGCGAAGGACAACGGCTGCCCCGTCATCGAGGACGACGTCGTCATCGGCTGCGGCGCGCGCATCCTCGGGCCGGTCCGCATCGGCAAGGGCGCGTTCATCGGCGCGAACGCGGTCGTGCTGACCGACGTGCCGCCCGGCGCGATCGCGAGCGGCATCCCGGCGAAGGTGCACGAGCGGCGCGACAAGAGCGACAACGGCGCGAAGACGAACGGCGCGGAGTGA